A genomic stretch from Primulina huaijiensis isolate GDHJ02 chromosome 14, ASM1229523v2, whole genome shotgun sequence includes:
- the LOC140956736 gene encoding uncharacterized protein isoform X3 — translation MGENEGWSEPGGPLPNGLLPGAAPIMMALDTERWLKVEERTAELIACIQPNQLSEERRNAVADYVQRLIMKCFPCQVCTFGSVPLKTYLPDGDIDLTAFSHDQVLKDTWANQVRDMLENEEKNENAEFHVKEVQYIQAEVKIIKCLVENIVVDISFNQVGGLCTLCFLDEVDNLINQNHLFKRSIILIKAWCYYESRILGAHHGLISTYALETLVLYIFHVFNNSFHGPLEVLYRFLEFFSNFDWDNFCVSLWGPVPISQLPDVTAESPRKDSGELLLSKLFLDACSSVYAVFPGGQENNGQPFVSKHFNVVDPLRVNNNLGRSVSKGNSFRIRSAFAYGAKRLARLLECPKENLVYEVNQFFMNTWERHGSGHRPDASGADSWRLKLSNPDGFFDFDKSKNILSVKGIDEKYFLETEKQGDSRGVSRENFKISSSMIPTSEFSAASHAQSLKSQISLNSLQSTDRIGRDPAFDQAAINIKAEKDLKTNNWINDNQGRFLFARTRSSPELTDAYGDVSSQVCRNVQAETANSHTPSVWHDNCNRRKNIGSESLARPKSRSSNDETSSVRHVPAQPTLDSTADSNSNSDSHNRDFGLDSLGEDFSSTPTAQVMHQEEQDIVNMMTSASLQGFNGQVHLPLNLTSPHVPFQIHPSYLASMGYTQRNMPGFAPSNFPFMDPSFSNMQFAHGLVSPQMTPYFPGVELRLPSEDSVEQSIENFGSVEMNSREANNDTWHEQDIGSSGNYEPESKNFDSIQSDDKPPEVSSGLKYIPPFRVSGATRVQNKHARGKRGSVLENSDSFDNQDIRNSEVYAEERSASSRFSSATHSNSLRSRTSSESSWDGSSVKTPRSTKEKRGKKVFSTDQSASHGKGKNMSEHIPNQAEDDVREWGTLLNLESEIVERNPGSEQDTSLQIPRHHLPGLELAQTSGSDSMMPFAPMLIGNGSRQGINDNSGLITFYPTGPPIPFLTMLPLYNIPSETGTSDASSGHFGGDETLNQSESMQNCISEEFDHLEDFNSCSSLRGETITDTQKSDILNSDFASHWQNLQVGRFCQNLRYHAPLVYPSPVMVPPVYLQGVFPYDNTGRTHSTNTNIFSQLMTSYGHRLVPIAPLHSVSSRPPHVYRHYMDDMPRYRSGTGTYLPNPLSVRERHSSGTRRGNYNHDRNDNYGDREGNWNANSKSRAATRSHNRSQADKSNTRTDRLAPSESRVERSWNTYRHESIPSYQSQNGPLHSNSSQNGPQSVAYSMNPMSATNPNGVSNGPSVPPMVMLYPFDHNASYSSHVEPLEFGSLGPVAFPGVNDQLQLNEGSRARMDNRLNGGPEHRPSPDQPSSPHHHRRCENFSRSMALVNNVLKNEN, via the exons ATGGGAGAAAATGAGGGATGGTCTGAGCCAGGTGGGCCGTTGCCGAATGGGCTTTTGCCTGGTGCCGCCCCAATAATGATGGCACTCGACACTGAACGGTGGCTGAAAGTAGAGGAGAGAACTGCAGAGCTCATTGCATGCATTCAGCCCAATCAGCTGTCTGAGGAGCGCAGGAATGCTGTTGCTGATTACGTGCAGCGACTCATTATGAAGTGTTTTCCCTGCCAG GTCTGTACATTTGGCTCTGTTCCTTTGAAGACTTATCTACCTGATGGAGACATTGATTTGACGGCTTTTAGCCATGATCAAGTTTTAAAAGATACATGGGCCAATCAGGTGCGTGATATGTTAGAGAATGAGGAGAAAAACGAGAATGCTGAGTTTCATGTGAAGGAGGTTCAATACATCCAAGCAGAA GTGAAGATAATTAAATGTCTTGTGGAAAATATTGTGGTGGACATATCTTTTAATCAAGTTGGTGGGTTATGTACACTATGCTTTCTCGACGAG GTTGATAACCTGATAAATCAGAATCATCTGTTCAAGCGTAGTATAATATTAATCAAGGCCTGGTGCTATTATGAAAGCCGTATATTGGGTGCTCATCATGGACTTATATCTACTTATGCTCTGGAGACCTTAGTTCTTTACATTTTTCACGTGTTCAACAATTCTTTTCATGGACCACTTGAG GTTCTTTATCGTTTTCTGGAATTCTTCAGCAACTTTGACTGGGACAATTTTTGTGTTAGCTTATGGGGACCTGTACCAATTAGTCAACTACCTGATGTAACTG CTGAATCTCCTCGGAAGGACAGCGGAGAATTGCTACTCAGCAAGTTGTTTCTTGATGCTTGTAGCTCTGTTTATGCTGTATTCCCTGGTGGCCAGGAAAATAATGGACAACCATTTGTTTCCAAACATTTTAATGTAGTTGATCCTTTGCGCGTGAACAACAATCTTGGGCGTAGTGTTAGTAAAG GTAACTCTTTTAGGATAAGAAGTGCATTTGCCTACGGAGCTAAAAGATTGGCTAGACTACTCGAATGCCCCAAAGAGAACTTAGTTTATGAAGTAAATCAGTTCTTTATGAATACATGGGAAAGGCATGGCAGTGGTCATCGGCCTGATGCGTCCGGAGCTGATTCATGGCGCTTGAAATTATCAAATCCAGATGGCTTCTTTGATTTTGACAAGTCTAAGAATATTTTGAGTGTGAAAGGGATTGATGAAAAGTATTTCCTTGAGACAGAGAAGCAGGGAGATTCCCGTGGTGTTTCccgtgaaaattttaaaatttcttcttcaatgatACCAACGAGTGAGTTTTCTGCAGCTTCTCACGCACAAAGCTTAAAAAGtcaaatcagtttgaacagCTTACAAAGTACTGATCGAATTGGAAGAGACCCCGCTTTTGATCAGGCTGCAATTAATATTAAAGCTGAAAAGGACCTGAAAACCAATAATTGGATTAATGACAACCAGGGACGGTTTCTTTTTGCCAGAACGCGCTCTAGTCCTGAGCTGACTGATGCATATGGTGATGTGTCATCTCAAGTGTGTCGCAATGTACAAGCAGAAACTGCCAATTCTCATACCCCTTCTGTTTGGCATGATAATTGTAATAGGAGAAAGAATATTGGATCTGAAAGTTTGGCGAGGCCTAAAAGTCGTTCTTCGAATGATGAGACTTCGTCTGTGAGGCATGTTCCAGCCCAGCCCACTCTGGATTCTACAGCTGACTCCAACAGCAATTCAGACAGTCACAACCGAGATTTTGGTTTAGATTCATTGGGTGAGGATTTTTCATCCACCCCCACTGCCCAGGTGATGCACCAGGAAGAACAAGATATAGTGAACATGATGACATCTGCTTCACTTCAAGGTTTCAACGGCCAAGTTCATCTTCCATTAAATCTAACATCACCTCATGTACCTTTCCAAATCCATCCATCCTATCTTGCCTCAATGGGATACACTCAAAGAAATATGCCTGGATTTGCTCCTTCCAATTTTCCTTTTATGGATCCATCTTTTTCAAATATGCAATTTGCCCATGGATTAGTTTCACCTCAAATGACCCCTTATTTTCCTGGTGTCGAACTGAGGTTACCATCTGAAGATTCTGttgaacaaagcattgaaaattttggttCGGTAGAAATGAACTCCAGAGAAGCCAATAATGATACCTGGCACGAGCAAGATATTGGTTCCTCTGGCAATTATGAACCCGAGAGCAAAAATTTTGACTCAATACAATCTGATGATAAACCACCAGAGGTGTCGTCTGGTTTAAAATATATTCCTCCATTTCGAGTGAGTGGTGCTACAAGAGTTCAGAATAAGCATGCGAGGGGGAAACGTGGATCAGTGCTGGAAAATAGTGATAGTTTCGATAATCAGGATATTAGAAATAGTGAGGTTTATGCAGAAGAAAGATCAGCAAGTTCTAGGTTCTCGTCAGCAACTCATAGCAATTCTTTGAGAAGTAGAACTTCTTCAGAAAGCTCCTGGGATGGATCATCAGTGAAGACTCCTAGATCCACAAAAGAAAAACGGGGAAAGAAAGTATTTTCTACAGATCAATCTGCCAGCCATGGGAAAGGCAAGAATATGTCTGAGCATATACCTAATCAGGCTGAGGATGATGTGCGGGAGTGGGGTACCTTGTTAAATTTGGAGAGTGAAATTGTAGAGAGGAACCCAGGATCTGAGCAAGATACTTCTTTACAGATTCCAAGGCATCATCTGCCTGGCTTGGAACTTGCTCAAACTAGTGGATCTGACTCGATGATGCCCTTTGCTCCAATGCTCATAGGTAATGGGTCGAGGCAGGGGATAAATGATAATTCTGGGTTGATTACCTTCTATCCTACCGGTCCGCCAATCCCTTTTTTGACAATGCTTCCACTATATAATATTCCCTCCGAGACAGGTACTTCTGATGCATCAAGTGGCCATTTTGGAGGAGATGAAACTTTAAATCAGAGCGAATCAATGCAGAACTGTATTTCTGAGGAATTTGATCATTTAGAGGATTTCAACTCCTGTAGTTCTTTGAGAGGAGAGACTATTACGGATACTCAAAAGTCTGATATTCTTAATAGTGACTTTGCTAGCCATTGGCAAAATTTACAGGTTGGAAGATTCTGTCAAAATCTAAGGTACCATGCGCCATTGGTCTATCCTTCACCAGTGATGGTACCTCCTGTCTATCTCCAGGGTGTGTTTCCTTATGATAACACTGGCAGAACGCATTCAACCAACACAAACATCTTCTCTCAGCTTATGACTAGTTATGGTCACCGTCTGGTTCCTATTGCACCACTTCACTCAGTTTCCAGTAGACCTCCCCATGTATATCGACATTACATGGATGATATGCCAAGATATCGCAGTGGGACTGGAACTTACCTGCCTAATCCA CTTTCTGTCAGGGAGCGGCATTCATCTGGTACCAGAAGGGGAAATTACAACCATGACAGGAATGATAATTATGGTGACAGAGAGGGTAATTGGAATGCTAATTCAAAATCACGAGCTGCTACACGCAGTCACAATCGCAGTCAAGCTGATAAATCAAACACAAGAACCGATCGGTTGGCTCCTAGTGAGAGTCGTGTTGAGCGGTCATGGAACACATATAGGCATGAGTCGATCCCTTCTTACCAGTCGCAGAATGGCCCTTTGCACTCAAATTCTAGTCAGAATGGCCCACAAAGTGTGGCTTACAGCATGAATCCCATGTCAGCCACGAATCCCAATGGCGTTTCTAATGGACCTTCTGTTCCACCAATGGTGATGCTGTATCCATTTGATCATAATGCCAGCTATAGTTCTCATGTTGAACCACTTGAGTTTGGTTCTTTGGGTCCAGTAGCTTTTCCTGGTGTAAACGATCAATTACAACTAAATGAGGGAAGTCGAGCCAGGATGGACAATAGACTTAATGGGGGCCCCGAACACAGGCCATCTCCTGATCAACCATCATCCCCTCATCATCACAG AAGATGTGAGAATTTTTCCAGATCAATGGCCCTTGTTAACAATGTTTTGAAGAATGAAAATTAA
- the LOC140956736 gene encoding uncharacterized protein isoform X2: MGENEGWSEPGGPLPNGLLPGAAPIMMALDTERWLKVEERTAELIACIQPNQLSEERRNAVADYVQRLIMKCFPCQVCTFGSVPLKTYLPDGDIDLTAFSHDQVLKDTWANQVRDMLENEEKNENAEFHVKEVQYIQAEVKIIKCLVENIVVDISFNQVGGLCTLCFLDEVDNLINQNHLFKRSIILIKAWCYYESRILGAHHGLISTYALETLVLYIFHVFNNSFHGPLEVLYRFLEFFSNFDWDNFCVSLWGPVPISQLPDVTAESPRKDSGELLLSKLFLDACSSVYAVFPGGQENNGQPFVSKHFNVVDPLRVNNNLGRSVSKGNSFRIRSAFAYGAKRLARLLECPKENLVYEVNQFFMNTWERHGSGHRPDASGADSWRLKLSNPDGFFDFDKSKNILSVKGIDEKYFLETEKQGDSRGVSRENFKISSSMIPTSEFSAASHAQSLKSQISLNSLQSTDRIGRDPAFDQAAINIKAEKDLKTNNWINDNQGRFLFARTRSSPELTDAYGDVSSQVCRNVQAETANSHTPSVWHDNCNRRKNIGSESLARPKSRSSNDETSSVRHVPAQPTLDSTADSNSNSDSHNRDFGLDSLGEDFSSTPTAQVMHQEEQDIVNMMTSASLQGFNGQVHLPLNLTSPHVPFQIHPSYLASMGYTQRNMPGFAPSNFPFMDPSFSNMQFAHGLVSPQMTPYFPGVELRLPSEDSVEQSIENFGSVEMNSREANNDTWHEQDIGSSGNYEPESKNFDSIQSDDKPPEVSSGLKYIPPFRVSGATRVQNKHARGKRGSVLENSDSFDNQDIRNSEVYAEERSASSRFSSATHSNSLRSRTSSESSWDGSSVKTPRSTKEKRGKKVFSTDQSASHGKGKNMSEHIPNQAEDDVREWGTLLNLESEIVERNPGSEQDTSLQIPRHHLPGLELAQTSGSDSMMPFAPMLIGNGSRQGINDNSGLITFYPTGPPIPFLTMLPLYNIPSETGTSDASSGHFGGDETLNQSESMQNCISEEFDHLEDFNSCSSLRGETITDTQKSDILNSDFASHWQNLQVGRFCQNLRYHAPLVYPSPVMVPPVYLQGVFPYDNTGRTHSTNTNIFSQLMTSYGHRLVPIAPLHSVSSRPPHVYRHYMDDMPRYRSGTGTYLPNPKLSVRERHSSGTRRGNYNHDRNDNYGDREGNWNANSKSRAATRSHNRSQADKSNTRTDRLAPSESRVERSWNTYRHESIPSYQSQNGPLHSNSSQNGPQSVAYSMNPMSATNPNGVSNGPSVPPMVMLYPFDHNASYSSHVEPLEFGSLGPVAFPGVNDQLQLNEGSRARMDNRLNGGPEHRPSPDQPSSPHHHRCENFSRSMALVNNVLKNEN; the protein is encoded by the exons ATGGGAGAAAATGAGGGATGGTCTGAGCCAGGTGGGCCGTTGCCGAATGGGCTTTTGCCTGGTGCCGCCCCAATAATGATGGCACTCGACACTGAACGGTGGCTGAAAGTAGAGGAGAGAACTGCAGAGCTCATTGCATGCATTCAGCCCAATCAGCTGTCTGAGGAGCGCAGGAATGCTGTTGCTGATTACGTGCAGCGACTCATTATGAAGTGTTTTCCCTGCCAG GTCTGTACATTTGGCTCTGTTCCTTTGAAGACTTATCTACCTGATGGAGACATTGATTTGACGGCTTTTAGCCATGATCAAGTTTTAAAAGATACATGGGCCAATCAGGTGCGTGATATGTTAGAGAATGAGGAGAAAAACGAGAATGCTGAGTTTCATGTGAAGGAGGTTCAATACATCCAAGCAGAA GTGAAGATAATTAAATGTCTTGTGGAAAATATTGTGGTGGACATATCTTTTAATCAAGTTGGTGGGTTATGTACACTATGCTTTCTCGACGAG GTTGATAACCTGATAAATCAGAATCATCTGTTCAAGCGTAGTATAATATTAATCAAGGCCTGGTGCTATTATGAAAGCCGTATATTGGGTGCTCATCATGGACTTATATCTACTTATGCTCTGGAGACCTTAGTTCTTTACATTTTTCACGTGTTCAACAATTCTTTTCATGGACCACTTGAG GTTCTTTATCGTTTTCTGGAATTCTTCAGCAACTTTGACTGGGACAATTTTTGTGTTAGCTTATGGGGACCTGTACCAATTAGTCAACTACCTGATGTAACTG CTGAATCTCCTCGGAAGGACAGCGGAGAATTGCTACTCAGCAAGTTGTTTCTTGATGCTTGTAGCTCTGTTTATGCTGTATTCCCTGGTGGCCAGGAAAATAATGGACAACCATTTGTTTCCAAACATTTTAATGTAGTTGATCCTTTGCGCGTGAACAACAATCTTGGGCGTAGTGTTAGTAAAG GTAACTCTTTTAGGATAAGAAGTGCATTTGCCTACGGAGCTAAAAGATTGGCTAGACTACTCGAATGCCCCAAAGAGAACTTAGTTTATGAAGTAAATCAGTTCTTTATGAATACATGGGAAAGGCATGGCAGTGGTCATCGGCCTGATGCGTCCGGAGCTGATTCATGGCGCTTGAAATTATCAAATCCAGATGGCTTCTTTGATTTTGACAAGTCTAAGAATATTTTGAGTGTGAAAGGGATTGATGAAAAGTATTTCCTTGAGACAGAGAAGCAGGGAGATTCCCGTGGTGTTTCccgtgaaaattttaaaatttcttcttcaatgatACCAACGAGTGAGTTTTCTGCAGCTTCTCACGCACAAAGCTTAAAAAGtcaaatcagtttgaacagCTTACAAAGTACTGATCGAATTGGAAGAGACCCCGCTTTTGATCAGGCTGCAATTAATATTAAAGCTGAAAAGGACCTGAAAACCAATAATTGGATTAATGACAACCAGGGACGGTTTCTTTTTGCCAGAACGCGCTCTAGTCCTGAGCTGACTGATGCATATGGTGATGTGTCATCTCAAGTGTGTCGCAATGTACAAGCAGAAACTGCCAATTCTCATACCCCTTCTGTTTGGCATGATAATTGTAATAGGAGAAAGAATATTGGATCTGAAAGTTTGGCGAGGCCTAAAAGTCGTTCTTCGAATGATGAGACTTCGTCTGTGAGGCATGTTCCAGCCCAGCCCACTCTGGATTCTACAGCTGACTCCAACAGCAATTCAGACAGTCACAACCGAGATTTTGGTTTAGATTCATTGGGTGAGGATTTTTCATCCACCCCCACTGCCCAGGTGATGCACCAGGAAGAACAAGATATAGTGAACATGATGACATCTGCTTCACTTCAAGGTTTCAACGGCCAAGTTCATCTTCCATTAAATCTAACATCACCTCATGTACCTTTCCAAATCCATCCATCCTATCTTGCCTCAATGGGATACACTCAAAGAAATATGCCTGGATTTGCTCCTTCCAATTTTCCTTTTATGGATCCATCTTTTTCAAATATGCAATTTGCCCATGGATTAGTTTCACCTCAAATGACCCCTTATTTTCCTGGTGTCGAACTGAGGTTACCATCTGAAGATTCTGttgaacaaagcattgaaaattttggttCGGTAGAAATGAACTCCAGAGAAGCCAATAATGATACCTGGCACGAGCAAGATATTGGTTCCTCTGGCAATTATGAACCCGAGAGCAAAAATTTTGACTCAATACAATCTGATGATAAACCACCAGAGGTGTCGTCTGGTTTAAAATATATTCCTCCATTTCGAGTGAGTGGTGCTACAAGAGTTCAGAATAAGCATGCGAGGGGGAAACGTGGATCAGTGCTGGAAAATAGTGATAGTTTCGATAATCAGGATATTAGAAATAGTGAGGTTTATGCAGAAGAAAGATCAGCAAGTTCTAGGTTCTCGTCAGCAACTCATAGCAATTCTTTGAGAAGTAGAACTTCTTCAGAAAGCTCCTGGGATGGATCATCAGTGAAGACTCCTAGATCCACAAAAGAAAAACGGGGAAAGAAAGTATTTTCTACAGATCAATCTGCCAGCCATGGGAAAGGCAAGAATATGTCTGAGCATATACCTAATCAGGCTGAGGATGATGTGCGGGAGTGGGGTACCTTGTTAAATTTGGAGAGTGAAATTGTAGAGAGGAACCCAGGATCTGAGCAAGATACTTCTTTACAGATTCCAAGGCATCATCTGCCTGGCTTGGAACTTGCTCAAACTAGTGGATCTGACTCGATGATGCCCTTTGCTCCAATGCTCATAGGTAATGGGTCGAGGCAGGGGATAAATGATAATTCTGGGTTGATTACCTTCTATCCTACCGGTCCGCCAATCCCTTTTTTGACAATGCTTCCACTATATAATATTCCCTCCGAGACAGGTACTTCTGATGCATCAAGTGGCCATTTTGGAGGAGATGAAACTTTAAATCAGAGCGAATCAATGCAGAACTGTATTTCTGAGGAATTTGATCATTTAGAGGATTTCAACTCCTGTAGTTCTTTGAGAGGAGAGACTATTACGGATACTCAAAAGTCTGATATTCTTAATAGTGACTTTGCTAGCCATTGGCAAAATTTACAGGTTGGAAGATTCTGTCAAAATCTAAGGTACCATGCGCCATTGGTCTATCCTTCACCAGTGATGGTACCTCCTGTCTATCTCCAGGGTGTGTTTCCTTATGATAACACTGGCAGAACGCATTCAACCAACACAAACATCTTCTCTCAGCTTATGACTAGTTATGGTCACCGTCTGGTTCCTATTGCACCACTTCACTCAGTTTCCAGTAGACCTCCCCATGTATATCGACATTACATGGATGATATGCCAAGATATCGCAGTGGGACTGGAACTTACCTGCCTAATCCA AAGCTTTCTGTCAGGGAGCGGCATTCATCTGGTACCAGAAGGGGAAATTACAACCATGACAGGAATGATAATTATGGTGACAGAGAGGGTAATTGGAATGCTAATTCAAAATCACGAGCTGCTACACGCAGTCACAATCGCAGTCAAGCTGATAAATCAAACACAAGAACCGATCGGTTGGCTCCTAGTGAGAGTCGTGTTGAGCGGTCATGGAACACATATAGGCATGAGTCGATCCCTTCTTACCAGTCGCAGAATGGCCCTTTGCACTCAAATTCTAGTCAGAATGGCCCACAAAGTGTGGCTTACAGCATGAATCCCATGTCAGCCACGAATCCCAATGGCGTTTCTAATGGACCTTCTGTTCCACCAATGGTGATGCTGTATCCATTTGATCATAATGCCAGCTATAGTTCTCATGTTGAACCACTTGAGTTTGGTTCTTTGGGTCCAGTAGCTTTTCCTGGTGTAAACGATCAATTACAACTAAATGAGGGAAGTCGAGCCAGGATGGACAATAGACTTAATGGGGGCCCCGAACACAGGCCATCTCCTGATCAACCATCATCCCCTCATCATCACAG ATGTGAGAATTTTTCCAGATCAATGGCCCTTGTTAACAATGTTTTGAAGAATGAAAATTAA